Genomic window (Roseofilum reptotaenium CS-1145):
CTTCCCATCGCCTTGAAGATAGTTTTAAGATTCTGAAAGAAAATCCTCAAATTCCAGTAGATCACAAACTGGAAAATTTGTTTCTCAGTGGCTTTGATGTCCTACGAGACTTACTCGAACGAGTTCAAGGGCCTTTTGGACTTCGGGATGATGAAGCCAAAACGATTCTAGATGAAGCTGAACCTCGATTTGTTCAACTCCAAGCTCATCTAGAAAGTCTCAACAGTGGAGGTCCAGGTATTGCCGAAGAAGTGGCTCCTCCCCCTGCCAAGAAATCCCCTACTCCTGCTCCTGCACCAGTATCCAACAGTTCCGATTTCCCGCACCAAGTGACCCGCGTTTTGCGAGAAATGTTGCAAGTCTTTAAGCAGCCAACCACCCCCACCAACCGCCAACAGTTAGAGGAAATTTGTGCTGGACTTTTCAATTTAGATGAACAGTCTGCGGAATGGATGAGTTTGGTGGAAACAGCTCAAACTGCAATTGGTAATCCTAAAGCCTCCTATGAGGTTTTAGCACCTTTGGTGATTAAGGAACTCAAAATAGCAGCCGAGTTAATTAATGCGGGACGCACTCAAGAGGTCAAACCTTCTAGCGAGTTAGCGAATTTGGCTGAATCTGCGATCGCTAAACGAGTAGCGATTCGTCTAGAACCTCAAGCAGTCGCTCAAGTTTTGAGAGCTTCATTTAATCAAAAGCAGTTGCAACAGTTAGTGGCAGCTTTGAAGAAAGGCGCTGCTTGAACAATACAGCGCTTCGCGCGGTAATTGGGTAATAGGTAATGGAAGAACTCTTAAAAGCCTCCATTCCTAACACCTGCCATTTCATCGCTCTACATCCGCTCTAGTACCGATATCCCTAACAAGGATAATCCTAACTTGAGCGTCTTGGCAGTTAAGTTGGCTAAAACCAAGCGCGAAGTCTTGTGAGGTTCTTCAGCTTTCAAAACTGGACATTGATCGTAAAACTGATTGAACTTTTGACTGACTTCAAACAAGTAACTGCACAGGCGATTCGGCAGTAAATCTTGCTCGACTTGTGCAATCATATCATTCATTTTCAGCAAGAATCTGGCTAAGGTAAGTTCTGCCGTTTCCGTCAATTTTACCGTCGCTTCTTGGGGCAAGTGTTCTAAATCAATACCCCCTTGACGACTAATCCCTTGTACTCGTACATAGGCGTAAAGCAGATAGGGGGCAGTGTTACCTTTAAGCGATAACATTTTGTCATAGCTAAAGCGGTAATTACTGGTGCGATTTTGACTGAGATCGGCATATTTTACCGAACTCAATCCTATGACTTGAGCGACATTTTGCTTGAATTCTTCTGTTTCGGTGCGCTCTTCTGCGATTAGTCTTTTGTCTAAATCTTGATGCGCTCTGCGAATGGCTTCGTCTAATAAATCCCGTAATCTAACCGTTTCTCCTTCACGAGTTTTGTATTTTTTACCGTCTTTATTTTGCACTAATCCAAAGGGAACATGAATCACTTCTACGTCATCTGGTAGCCAACCCGCACGTTGCGCGACTTGGAAAACCTGGGCAAAATGATTGGCTTGCCCCACATCCGTTACATAAATGAGGCGATCGCCCCCGTCTTGTTTAATCCGATACTGTAGCGCAGCTAAATCTGTGGTGGCATAGTTATAGCCCCCATCTGATTTTTTCACAATCAATGGGAGCGGATCGCCGTCTTGATTGGTAAATCCGTCTAGAAAAACACAACTTGCGCCCTCATTTTCTTCCAGTAATCCCAACTCTTCTAAATCTTTAACCACATCAGGGAGCAAGTCATTGTAAAAGGATTCTCCCCGTTCCGTAAGCTGAATATCCAGCCAATCATAAATAACCTGAAATTCTTGCCGAGATTGCTCACACAATAATTTCCAAGCTTTATAGCTCTGTTCATCCTTACTTTGTAGTTTCACAACTGCTTGGCGTGAGGTCTCTTTAAACACTTCGTCTTCGTCAAAACGTTTTTTGGCTTGTTTATAAAAGGCTACTAAATCGCCT
Coding sequences:
- the argS gene encoding arginine--tRNA ligase, whose protein sequence is MNSTLDSLRTQFSTALVAAFGDDFAHTDPLVFIASDPQFGDYQCNLGLSLAKKLKQKPQDIAQTLINHLDLGEAYETPEIAKQGFINLRLKPSYLEQQVAQLQSDPRLGMASIAEPQTVIVDFSSPNIAKEMHVGHLRSTIIGDSIARILEFRGHKVVRLNHVGDWGTQFGMLITYLQEAYPEALITANALELGDLVAFYKQAKKRFDEDEVFKETSRQAVVKLQSKDEQSYKAWKLLCEQSRQEFQVIYDWLDIQLTERGESFYNDLLPDVVKDLEELGLLEENEGASCVFLDGFTNQDGDPLPLIVKKSDGGYNYATTDLAALQYRIKQDGGDRLIYVTDVGQANHFAQVFQVAQRAGWLPDDVEVIHVPFGLVQNKDGKKYKTREGETVRLRDLLDEAIRRAHQDLDKRLIAEERTETEEFKQNVAQVIGLSSVKYADLSQNRTSNYRFSYDKMLSLKGNTAPYLLYAYVRVQGISRQGGIDLEHLPQEATVKLTETAELTLARFLLKMNDMIAQVEQDLLPNRLCSYLFEVSQKFNQFYDQCPVLKAEEPHKTSRLVLANLTAKTLKLGLSLLGISVLERM
- a CDS encoding Hpt domain-containing protein, which translates into the protein MARLYTDLVTWKYHIGRLQTDSTVLGAIAMTDNSQIIGYFLEEAKEHLDTIEQGLLGLQAAMKDQESLNELFRAAHSVKGGAAMLGFTSIQKTSHRLEDSFKILKENPQIPVDHKLENLFLSGFDVLRDLLERVQGPFGLRDDEAKTILDEAEPRFVQLQAHLESLNSGGPGIAEEVAPPPAKKSPTPAPAPVSNSSDFPHQVTRVLREMLQVFKQPTTPTNRQQLEEICAGLFNLDEQSAEWMSLVETAQTAIGNPKASYEVLAPLVIKELKIAAELINAGRTQEVKPSSELANLAESAIAKRVAIRLEPQAVAQVLRASFNQKQLQQLVAALKKGAA